A window from Candidatus Nitrospira neomarina encodes these proteins:
- a CDS encoding pirin family protein: MKSVTEIYKPGSTHMVGDGFPVRNIFPSQNLTEEISPFLLLDYAGPASFPPTNQRRGVGEHPHRGFETVTIVYQGKVAHRDSAGNGGTIGPGDVQWMTAASGVVHEELHEQAWAREGGTLQMIQLWVNLPKSLKMSAPRYQTVLNEDIPQANLGGQGSVLRVIAGEYEGLKGPAKTFTPVHLYDLKLVAGHRSELSLPVGYNTGLFVLSGGVVLNRSQKVGEAEMALCDPQGTQVDLEATEETRVLVLSGEPILEPVARMGPFVMNTEEELVQAVNDYRAGRMGRLE; the protein is encoded by the coding sequence CTGAAATCGGTGACAGAAATCTATAAACCGGGGTCCACCCACATGGTCGGGGACGGGTTTCCGGTACGGAATATCTTTCCAAGCCAAAATCTGACCGAAGAGATCAGTCCCTTTCTGCTCTTGGATTATGCGGGCCCGGCATCGTTTCCTCCGACGAATCAACGGCGGGGGGTCGGGGAGCATCCTCATCGTGGGTTTGAGACCGTGACCATCGTCTATCAGGGAAAAGTCGCGCATCGGGATTCAGCCGGAAACGGAGGAACCATCGGACCGGGTGATGTGCAATGGATGACGGCCGCTTCGGGCGTGGTCCATGAAGAACTTCATGAGCAAGCCTGGGCCAGGGAGGGCGGCACGCTACAAATGATTCAACTCTGGGTCAATCTTCCGAAGTCATTAAAAATGAGCGCGCCTCGCTACCAGACCGTGCTCAATGAAGACATTCCTCAAGCCAATCTTGGGGGACAAGGTAGTGTGCTCCGTGTGATCGCCGGGGAATATGAGGGACTCAAAGGGCCGGCCAAGACGTTCACCCCCGTGCACCTGTATGATCTGAAATTGGTTGCCGGACATCGTAGTGAGCTCAGTCTTCCGGTTGGATATAATACCGGCTTATTTGTGTTGAGTGGAGGAGTGGTTTTGAATCGATCACAGAAAGTCGGGGAGGCCGAAATGGCCCTTTGTGACCCGCAGGGGACGCAGGTGGATCTTGAGGCCACGGAGGAAACGAGGGTGTTGGTGCTGAGTGGAGAACCAATCCTGGAACCGGTCGCCCGCATGGGCCCTTTTGTCATGAACACGGAGGAAGAACTCGTGCAGGCTGTGAACGATTATCGTGCGGGAAGGATGGGGCGACTTGAGTAA
- a CDS encoding nuclear transport factor 2 family protein, which translates to MSIQQQVQAVIDGVLAGKLLETFDKYYADNVVMSENLKDERVGKAANREYEQKFLGNIQEFHGAQVGRTIVDGDHAAVEWTFDLTFKGGNRVKMQQVAVQTWKDGKVIREDFYHG; encoded by the coding sequence ATGAGTATTCAACAACAGGTTCAAGCGGTGATCGATGGGGTTTTGGCCGGGAAGCTTTTGGAAACTTTTGACAAGTATTACGCTGACAACGTCGTGATGAGCGAAAACCTAAAGGACGAGCGAGTCGGAAAAGCGGCTAATCGAGAATACGAACAAAAGTTTTTAGGGAATATTCAGGAATTTCACGGAGCTCAGGTCGGACGGACGATCGTTGACGGGGATCATGCCGCAGTGGAATGGACGTTTGACCTGACCTTTAAAGGCGGAAATCGGGTGAAGATGCAGCAGGTGGCCGTTCAAACCTGGAAGGATGGAAAAGTTATTCGGGAAGATTTTTATCATGGGTAA
- a CDS encoding SDR family NAD(P)-dependent oxidoreductase, with the protein MIDLNGKVVMITGALGGLGQTVTEKFSQAGAKVVVVGRELPGKLAEGLLGISADVTDEAEVQRLMKEAVQNTTRIDCLINLVGGFAMGRLSETDISVWSRMVSLNLTSAFLLSREATRLMSKQGSGRIIHMAAQAAIDPFPGAGAYIVSKAGLLALIKVLALELVGSGVKVNGVLPSTIDTPANRQSMPDADPNEWVKPEAIAALLSFLASDEAEALNGALIPIGS; encoded by the coding sequence ATGATAGACCTCAACGGGAAAGTTGTCATGATCACAGGGGCCTTGGGTGGCTTGGGTCAGACGGTGACCGAGAAGTTCTCCCAAGCGGGTGCCAAGGTAGTGGTGGTGGGTCGGGAACTTCCTGGAAAGCTTGCAGAAGGGCTGCTGGGCATTTCAGCGGATGTCACCGATGAGGCTGAGGTTCAGCGGCTGATGAAGGAGGCCGTGCAAAACACTACACGCATTGATTGTTTGATTAATCTCGTTGGAGGGTTTGCCATGGGTCGCCTTTCGGAGACGGACATATCCGTGTGGTCCAGAATGGTATCCCTTAATTTGACGTCAGCCTTTTTGCTGTCGAGGGAGGCGACTCGCCTTATGTCAAAGCAAGGTTCTGGCCGGATCATTCATATGGCCGCTCAGGCCGCTATTGATCCATTTCCTGGCGCCGGGGCGTACATTGTTTCTAAGGCCGGTCTTCTCGCGCTGATCAAGGTGCTGGCGCTGGAGTTAGTTGGTTCGGGAGTGAAGGTAAACGGGGTGCTGCCATCCACTATTGATACGCCTGCTAATCGACAAAGCATGCCCGACGCCGATCCCAACGAATGGGTGAAGCCGGAAGCGATTGCCGCGCTTCTTTCTTTTCTCGCCTCTGATGAGGCTGAGGCCCTGAATGGGGCACTCATTCCTATCGGGTCATGA
- a CDS encoding DoxX family protein gives MKTFFQTEERWAPVILRVMLALVIFPHGAQKLLGWYGGNGFEGTMGFFTQQMGLPWLIAFLVIMGESVGALALAAGFMTRFTAASLGIIMLGAIAMVHWSSGFFMNWSGQQAGEGFEYHLLVIGMGLSLMLTGAGKWSVDQVIGKWLARQESTHADGTRRTAAA, from the coding sequence ATGAAAACATTTTTTCAAACAGAAGAGCGGTGGGCACCGGTGATTTTGCGAGTGATGTTGGCGCTGGTCATTTTTCCTCATGGGGCTCAGAAGTTATTGGGATGGTATGGAGGAAACGGGTTTGAAGGCACCATGGGATTCTTTACCCAACAGATGGGTTTGCCGTGGCTGATTGCATTTCTGGTCATCATGGGAGAATCGGTTGGCGCGCTCGCACTGGCTGCCGGATTCATGACGCGGTTCACCGCGGCCAGTTTGGGCATCATCATGCTGGGGGCCATCGCAATGGTGCACTGGTCCAGTGGGTTTTTTATGAATTGGTCTGGCCAACAGGCCGGGGAAGGATTTGAGTATCACTTGCTCGTCATTGGCATGGGGCTTTCGTTAATGCTGACGGGCGCCGGCAAGTGGTCGGTTGATCAGGTGATTGGGAAGTGGCTTGCACGGCAGGAATCAACCCACGCTGATGGGACTCGTCGGACTGCGGCAGCCTAA
- a CDS encoding DoxX family protein — protein sequence MRTFMNAFAPQAYALMRMVAGFLFLWHGTQKLFGFPTAMPMEAPAFIIYVAGPIELVGGLLIMIGLFTGWAAFLSSGLMAAAYWMAHGMKALLPLENGGELAALYCFVFLFISTQGSGIWSVDNSMRNSS from the coding sequence ATGCGGACATTCATGAATGCCTTTGCACCACAAGCCTACGCGCTTATGCGTATGGTTGCAGGGTTTTTGTTTCTGTGGCATGGAACACAAAAACTATTTGGATTTCCAACGGCTATGCCAATGGAAGCTCCCGCATTTATCATCTACGTCGCCGGACCGATCGAGCTGGTCGGGGGGTTGCTCATCATGATCGGACTATTCACCGGGTGGGCCGCATTTCTTTCGAGCGGGCTTATGGCAGCAGCCTATTGGATGGCGCATGGCATGAAAGCATTGCTTCCTCTCGAAAACGGCGGAGAACTTGCTGCCCTGTATTGTTTTGTATTTCTGTTCATTTCTACGCAGGGTTCGGGAATATGGAGTGTGGATAATTCCATGAGGAACTCCTCATGA
- a CDS encoding bifunctional metallophosphatase/5'-nucleotidase — protein sequence MASSGQILISVQRRSLLFLVAMLAMVVPGLNEGVVFSKEFTLVHTNDFHGRYYPIEVAPDNMTAQTGGSGERATGFTRTGRAGGFACQATLLRQLRESRGDENLLTVHAGDTFSDDLLGNLTKGEAMIRLMNVLGYDFLALGNHDFDYGLDRTRELAALAEFPMLAANVTLRETGEPLFGQPWRVVTLGGVKVGFLALGYHNTGHTTNPKNIQPLSFSSGIDATRRYLPELREQSDVVVVVSHQGMAVDRKLAREVKGIDIILSGHSHNWTEPPEKIGDTWLVEAFSNGVLVNELRVRMNDNQVAGVAQTLHVLWNDQCQPAPDVSALIDKLREPHRQQLEAVLGTAVENIGRQYKAASPFDQLVGEMLRQETGADVALLPGVGYGVTLRAGPITRETLYTLLPHSSKLVTLELSGAQILKILEQSATNQKPADPLDKVGGLIQTAGMGWTVDYRRTSGNRIMDVTVNGKPLAAGVFYRVATHSGMVAGIHRYSTFANGRNIRRSDRLITHIVEAHLQRRGRVSAPATVDDILIKN from the coding sequence ATGGCAAGCAGCGGACAAATCCTCATCAGTGTACAGCGGCGGAGTCTGTTATTTCTGGTAGCCATGTTGGCAATGGTTGTGCCAGGCTTAAATGAGGGTGTGGTCTTTTCGAAAGAATTTACCCTCGTCCATACGAACGATTTTCACGGTCGCTATTATCCCATCGAAGTAGCGCCCGACAATATGACGGCGCAGACCGGTGGTTCGGGCGAAAGGGCTACCGGCTTTACACGAACCGGGCGGGCAGGCGGTTTTGCGTGTCAGGCCACGTTGCTCCGGCAACTTCGCGAATCTCGCGGTGATGAGAATCTATTGACGGTTCACGCCGGCGATACCTTTTCTGATGATCTCCTGGGGAATCTCACGAAGGGGGAAGCGATGATCCGGCTGATGAACGTATTGGGTTACGATTTTCTTGCCCTCGGGAACCACGATTTTGACTACGGGTTGGATCGAACCCGCGAACTGGCTGCCCTGGCCGAATTCCCCATGCTGGCGGCCAATGTCACGTTACGCGAGACCGGTGAGCCGTTATTCGGTCAGCCTTGGCGGGTGGTGACCCTCGGGGGCGTCAAAGTCGGATTTCTGGCGCTCGGCTACCACAATACCGGCCATACCACCAACCCCAAAAACATTCAGCCCCTGTCTTTTTCCAGTGGCATTGATGCGACTCGCCGGTATCTGCCGGAACTACGAGAACAGAGTGATGTTGTGGTGGTGGTATCACACCAGGGAATGGCCGTTGACAGGAAACTGGCGCGAGAGGTCAAAGGTATCGACATTATTCTCAGTGGACATTCGCACAATTGGACCGAACCGCCGGAGAAAATTGGCGACACGTGGTTGGTGGAGGCATTTTCAAATGGGGTGCTGGTCAATGAATTACGTGTCCGGATGAATGACAACCAGGTTGCCGGTGTCGCCCAAACCCTGCACGTGCTGTGGAATGATCAATGTCAGCCCGCTCCGGACGTGTCCGCGCTGATTGATAAGCTGCGCGAACCGCATCGTCAACAACTTGAAGCGGTATTGGGCACGGCCGTGGAGAATATTGGCCGGCAGTACAAGGCAGCCAGTCCGTTCGACCAACTGGTGGGCGAGATGCTGCGTCAGGAGACCGGCGCCGATGTGGCGTTGCTGCCGGGTGTCGGATACGGGGTGACTCTTCGTGCGGGGCCGATCACCCGCGAAACCCTCTACACCCTTCTGCCGCACTCATCAAAACTGGTTACCTTAGAGCTGAGCGGTGCGCAGATCCTCAAGATTCTCGAACAAAGCGCGACCAACCAGAAACCCGCTGATCCGCTAGATAAGGTTGGTGGCTTAATCCAAACAGCGGGGATGGGGTGGACGGTGGATTACCGGCGCACTTCGGGCAATCGGATTATGGATGTGACCGTCAATGGCAAACCTCTCGCGGCTGGGGTTTTCTATCGGGTGGCCACGCACAGCGGCATGGTGGCCGGCATTCACCGCTATTCAACATTTGCCAATGGCCGCAACATCCGGCGGAGCGATCGTCTTATCACTCACATCGTCGAAGCGCACCTGCAACGACGCGGCAGAGTGTCGGCGCCGGCGACGGTGGACGACATCCTCATAAAGAATTAA
- a CDS encoding DsrE family protein — MKIILLSIVAMVMATPVFADPIGNPEYRHPVIKDHGGIVALPDAALPPQKNSKVIIDITSDEKSGGVLKGFDRAALILNQYTQASAGIEHGFKMAVILHGAATKAALSHEAYAKHTNSYMKDLGKTQNPDLALIRELKKAGVEIYVCGQAAAHHGYATSDIAPEVKIAVSAATVNINLQMDNYAYISFKK; from the coding sequence ATGAAAATTATTCTCCTGAGCATTGTAGCAATGGTGATGGCCACTCCCGTTTTTGCCGATCCGATCGGAAATCCCGAATATCGCCATCCTGTGATTAAAGACCATGGCGGAATCGTGGCATTACCCGACGCCGCGCTTCCGCCACAGAAAAACTCAAAAGTGATCATTGACATTACCTCAGATGAAAAATCGGGTGGTGTGCTCAAGGGATTCGACCGGGCGGCATTGATCCTCAATCAATATACCCAGGCGTCTGCAGGGATCGAACATGGTTTCAAAATGGCGGTCATCCTGCATGGGGCAGCCACCAAGGCGGCTTTGTCGCATGAAGCCTATGCCAAACATACCAATTCCTACATGAAGGATTTGGGAAAGACGCAGAATCCGGATCTGGCATTAATTCGAGAGCTGAAAAAAGCAGGTGTAGAAATTTATGTGTGTGGACAAGCCGCGGCGCACCACGGGTATGCCACGAGTGACATCGCTCCGGAGGTAAAAATTGCGGTGTCTGCCGCAACCGTGAACATCAATTTGCAAATGGACAATTACGCATACATTTCCTTCAAAAAATGA
- a CDS encoding VOC family protein, with protein MVQKLLENEFMQGFLDHIVLNIEDDEAMLDFYTNVLRLEAERLEEYRAGDAPFPSVRINEDTVIDLFPKKLWEKHTLSGRGFNTLNHFCLSLSRKDWEELHSRLLEHHVAITDGPVQRWGARGTGTSIYFSDPEGNTIEARFYSEDDRDKKCLLGS; from the coding sequence ATGGTACAGAAATTATTGGAGAATGAGTTTATGCAAGGTTTTCTCGATCACATTGTGCTGAATATCGAAGACGATGAGGCCATGCTGGATTTTTACACGAACGTGCTCAGGCTGGAGGCGGAACGTCTCGAAGAGTACCGTGCCGGCGATGCTCCTTTTCCTTCTGTACGCATTAACGAGGATACCGTGATCGATTTATTTCCCAAAAAGTTGTGGGAAAAACATACTCTATCAGGCAGGGGATTCAACACCCTGAATCATTTTTGTCTTTCTCTTTCCCGGAAAGACTGGGAGGAGTTGCATAGTCGCCTGCTCGAGCATCATGTCGCCATCACAGATGGTCCGGTCCAACGATGGGGCGCCCGGGGAACCGGGACCTCGATCTATTTTTCTGATCCCGAGGGAAATACCATCGAGGCTAGATTTTACTCCGAGGATGATCGTGACAAAAAATGTTTATTAGGGTCATAA
- the ycaC gene encoding isochorismate family cysteine hydrolase YcaC has product MASTYQYKRLSKDDAALLLVDHQSGLISLVQDFTPSEFKNNVLAVASCGAYFKLPVILTTSFENGPNGPLVPELKEMFPKAPYIARPGNINAWDNEDFVNAVKQTGRKQLIIAGVVTEVCVAFPALSAIEEGYDVFVITDASGTFNEVTRHSAWLRMQAAGAQLMNWFGMAAELHRDWRNDIEGLGALFSKHIPNYRNLMTSYSAKNS; this is encoded by the coding sequence ATGGCATCAACCTACCAATACAAACGGCTTTCCAAAGACGATGCCGCCTTATTGCTCGTGGATCATCAGTCGGGACTTATCTCTCTCGTTCAGGATTTCACGCCCAGTGAATTTAAAAACAATGTCCTGGCAGTCGCTTCCTGCGGGGCCTATTTCAAACTACCAGTCATTCTGACCACTAGCTTTGAAAATGGTCCCAACGGCCCCCTTGTCCCCGAGCTCAAAGAGATGTTTCCAAAAGCCCCATACATTGCGCGCCCGGGAAACATCAACGCATGGGACAATGAGGATTTTGTCAACGCCGTTAAGCAAACAGGACGCAAACAACTCATCATTGCTGGAGTAGTAACTGAGGTTTGCGTTGCCTTCCCTGCACTCTCTGCGATTGAGGAGGGCTACGATGTATTCGTTATCACAGACGCCTCCGGGACCTTCAACGAGGTTACCCGTCACAGTGCGTGGTTACGGATGCAAGCCGCTGGCGCGCAACTGATGAACTGGTTTGGGATGGCTGCTGAGCTTCATCGTGATTGGCGAAATGACATCGAAGGATTGGGTGCGTTATTTTCTAAGCACATCCCCAATTACCGCAACCTCATGACAAGTTATTCCGCTAAGAACAGCTAG
- a CDS encoding sigma 54-interacting transcriptional regulator, producing the protein MDKRTQPVLGDQSSRYQALLEVSEAIAVHRDLTNLIQDLAQRLPRIVPLNFIGLALHRPERNTIQDYIIQANIPADIQGGKEWALDTHPSGWVWQAQQPLIISDLTQDSRFPMVLPLMLEDGVQSLCTVPLTTALRRLGSLDFASVEKDTYQESELTFLLQVANQVAVAVDNVLHQEELSRERDRLQVLLDVNNAIVSKLELGVLFSTMVTSLRRVIPHEATSLYFYNPDAKNFHRQVLNFPSGKGLLGGSHSIALDDTPAGEAFRSRKTVCWQEADLQQFHSVTARQLIAEGVKFGCCVPLMLPDRVLGTLNVGSTRPSAFSTADADLLTQVAGQVAIALENALVYREITELKEKLEKENVYLRDEIRTEANFEEIVGESTGLKRVLQQLEIVAPTDSTVLILGETGTGKELIARALHQLSTRNDQAFVKINCAAIPTGLLESELFGHEKGAFTGAISQKVGRFELAHRGTIFLDEIGEVPLELQSKLLRVLQEQEFERLGGTRTIRVDVRLSAATNRDLMQMVEAGEFRRDLYYRLNVFPITIPPLRDRQEDIPILVRYFTQRYATRMKKPIETIPTRTMERLAGYPWPGNIRELENLIERAVILSQGSELAVPLLDLKAAVQRSPQPITTLEGAERDHILRALQDTKWVIGGAGGTAARLGMKRTTLISKMKKLGISRPTH; encoded by the coding sequence ATGGATAAACGCACTCAGCCTGTTTTAGGAGATCAATCGTCGCGCTATCAAGCCCTGCTCGAGGTCTCCGAGGCGATCGCGGTTCACCGGGACCTCACCAACCTGATACAAGACCTGGCTCAGCGCCTTCCCCGTATCGTTCCCCTGAATTTCATCGGGCTGGCTCTCCATCGGCCCGAGCGAAACACTATCCAGGATTATATTATTCAGGCCAATATTCCTGCGGATATTCAGGGCGGGAAGGAGTGGGCGTTGGATACCCATCCGAGTGGCTGGGTGTGGCAAGCCCAACAGCCGTTAATTATTTCCGACCTGACTCAGGATTCCCGGTTCCCCATGGTCCTCCCACTCATGCTCGAAGACGGCGTGCAGTCGTTATGCACGGTCCCGCTGACCACCGCCTTGCGTCGTCTGGGATCACTCGACTTCGCGAGTGTTGAAAAGGACACCTACCAAGAGTCGGAATTGACGTTTCTGCTGCAGGTCGCCAACCAAGTGGCTGTCGCGGTGGACAATGTCCTGCATCAGGAAGAACTGAGCCGCGAGCGGGATCGTCTGCAGGTTTTGTTGGACGTGAACAATGCAATTGTGTCGAAGCTGGAACTTGGGGTTTTGTTTTCGACCATGGTCACGTCCTTGCGACGGGTGATTCCGCATGAAGCCACCAGCTTATATTTCTATAATCCGGATGCGAAGAACTTTCATCGACAAGTGCTGAATTTCCCTTCAGGGAAAGGCTTGTTGGGAGGAAGCCATTCTATTGCGCTTGATGACACGCCGGCCGGAGAAGCGTTTCGATCACGAAAAACGGTGTGTTGGCAGGAAGCCGATCTGCAACAATTTCATTCCGTTACCGCCCGACAGTTGATCGCGGAGGGTGTGAAATTCGGGTGCTGTGTGCCACTCATGCTGCCCGATCGGGTGTTGGGGACGTTGAATGTCGGCAGCACCCGTCCTTCAGCCTTTTCCACGGCGGATGCCGACCTGCTGACGCAGGTCGCCGGACAAGTGGCGATTGCGCTCGAGAATGCCCTTGTCTATCGGGAAATTACCGAATTAAAAGAAAAGCTGGAAAAGGAGAATGTCTATCTCCGGGATGAAATCCGGACAGAAGCCAACTTTGAGGAGATTGTCGGCGAGAGTACGGGCTTGAAGCGTGTCCTTCAACAATTGGAAATTGTCGCCCCGACCGATTCGACTGTGCTGATTCTGGGTGAGACGGGCACAGGCAAGGAACTCATTGCCCGGGCTCTCCACCAACTCAGCACGCGAAACGATCAGGCCTTCGTCAAAATTAACTGTGCGGCCATTCCCACAGGTCTCTTGGAAAGCGAACTATTCGGCCACGAAAAAGGTGCCTTTACGGGGGCGATTTCACAAAAGGTCGGACGCTTTGAGCTTGCCCATCGCGGCACGATTTTTTTGGACGAAATCGGGGAAGTGCCGTTGGAACTGCAATCCAAGTTGCTCCGGGTGCTCCAGGAACAGGAATTTGAACGACTGGGTGGGACGCGCACGATCCGTGTCGATGTTCGTCTGTCGGCGGCTACCAACCGCGATTTAATGCAGATGGTGGAAGCCGGCGAATTTCGTCGTGACCTGTATTACCGGTTGAATGTCTTTCCCATCACGATTCCGCCTCTTCGCGACCGGCAGGAGGATATCCCGATTCTCGTTCGGTATTTTACTCAGCGGTATGCCACCAGGATGAAAAAGCCCATCGAGACCATTCCTACCAGGACGATGGAACGTCTGGCAGGCTATCCCTGGCCCGGGAATATTCGTGAACTGGAAAACCTGATTGAGCGCGCGGTTATTCTTTCCCAGGGGTCCGAGCTGGCTGTACCGTTATTGGACCTCAAAGCTGCCGTTCAGCGGTCGCCTCAGCCCATTACAACATTAGAAGGAGCTGAACGGGATCACATCCTCCGTGCGCTGCAGGATACCAAATGGGTGATCGGCGGCGCTGGAGGTACGGCGGCACGGCTGGGGATGAAACGCACCACATTGATCTCCAAAATGAAAAAGCTTGGAATTTCCCGCCCGACGCATTGA
- a CDS encoding VOC family protein, whose translation MPVQVYGVNHVVIEVDDAQKAVEFYADVFNLEMLRGGEGAAWCKMGEHQFLAIFEVKTLQPDRTKHFGIMVRDDAQVKEVREKITKKYGLEVHPDFRCDFRDPWGNRIQVGDLHDESLVWLLPYREVQDTGITFASPSKI comes from the coding sequence ATGCCGGTACAAGTCTATGGAGTCAATCATGTGGTGATCGAAGTTGACGATGCGCAGAAAGCCGTCGAATTTTATGCGGATGTCTTCAATCTTGAGATGCTACGAGGCGGTGAGGGGGCTGCCTGGTGCAAAATGGGAGAGCATCAGTTTTTGGCCATCTTCGAAGTGAAAACCCTGCAACCGGATCGCACGAAACATTTCGGTATCATGGTCCGGGATGACGCTCAGGTAAAGGAAGTACGGGAAAAAATCACCAAGAAATACGGACTGGAGGTCCATCCGGATTTTCGTTGTGATTTCCGGGATCCCTGGGGCAATCGGATCCAAGTCGGAGATCTGCATGATGAATCGTTGGTCTGGCTCCTTCCTTACCGGGAGGTCCAGGATACCGGGATCACATTTGCCTCGCCTTCTAAAATTTGA
- a CDS encoding class I SAM-dependent methyltransferase: protein MTTTKSTEGPSPALFFQTVNGHMRTAALKSAIELELFSAIAEGHHTPKALAQRCEGSERGLRMLGDYLTVGGFLTKQGEEYQLTPDSELFLTKTSPAYLGPTLNFMLSSPLVEGFKQLTGAVKKGGTVVGEKGTLAPEHPDWVTFARSMVPLMKGPAEWIASWVKENAPDTRKVLDVAAGHGVFGIEIARTLSEADITAQDWPNVLTVARENAQAAGIGKRFHELPGSAFDVEFEKDYDVILLTNFLHHFDVATCDTFLNKVYGSLKAGGFVITVEFIPNEDRISPAAMAEFCLIMLATTPAGDAYVFSEYDRMFRHAGFGESIMQDIPASNERVIITKK from the coding sequence ATGACAACAACGAAATCCACTGAAGGACCCTCACCGGCATTGTTTTTTCAAACCGTCAATGGGCATATGCGAACGGCGGCGCTGAAATCCGCCATCGAACTGGAACTGTTTTCCGCCATCGCGGAAGGCCACCATACCCCCAAGGCTTTAGCTCAACGATGCGAGGGTTCTGAACGAGGGCTGAGAATGTTGGGAGATTATCTGACAGTGGGAGGTTTTCTGACCAAACAGGGGGAGGAATATCAGTTGACTCCTGATTCGGAATTATTTTTAACCAAGACATCGCCTGCCTATTTAGGGCCGACTCTGAATTTTATGTTGTCATCTCCTCTCGTGGAAGGATTCAAACAACTCACTGGTGCTGTAAAAAAAGGGGGAACAGTGGTCGGGGAGAAAGGAACCCTGGCGCCGGAACATCCGGATTGGGTGACCTTTGCCCGTTCCATGGTGCCATTGATGAAAGGTCCGGCGGAGTGGATAGCTTCCTGGGTGAAAGAGAATGCCCCCGATACCCGCAAGGTCCTGGATGTGGCAGCCGGTCATGGGGTGTTCGGCATCGAAATCGCTCGCACATTATCAGAGGCTGACATTACCGCTCAGGACTGGCCCAATGTGTTGACGGTCGCCAGAGAGAATGCTCAAGCAGCCGGGATTGGCAAGCGTTTCCATGAATTGCCGGGGAGTGCTTTTGATGTGGAATTCGAGAAGGACTATGATGTGATCCTTCTCACGAATTTTTTGCATCATTTCGATGTCGCTACTTGTGACACCTTTTTGAACAAGGTTTATGGCTCGCTCAAGGCCGGGGGATTTGTCATAACGGTGGAATTTATTCCCAATGAAGATCGGATCTCCCCTGCTGCCATGGCAGAGTTTTGTCTCATTATGTTAGCGACGACTCCAGCCGGGGATGCCTATGTCTTCAGTGAATATGACCGCATGTTCCGCCATGCCGGATTTGGCGAGAGCATCATGCAGGATATTCCAGCCTCCAATGAACGGGTGATCATCACCAAAAAATAG
- a CDS encoding VOC family protein — MKAQYLGHVVFYVKNLEQSLKFYRDVVGFQEVGKIFGGKAAALSSGRTHHELLLIEVGDVPGPPSGMRRGLYHIGIKVGESLDDLRAAKRDLERAGITIGGMSDHTVSQSLYLHDPDGNEVELYVDNPDVDWKHDPTLVLAPIKPLEL, encoded by the coding sequence ATGAAAGCCCAATATTTAGGACATGTGGTGTTTTACGTCAAAAACCTCGAACAGTCTTTGAAATTCTATCGTGATGTGGTGGGGTTTCAGGAAGTCGGAAAGATTTTCGGAGGAAAAGCGGCGGCGCTTTCTTCTGGTCGGACTCATCATGAACTGTTGTTAATTGAGGTCGGCGACGTGCCGGGACCACCATCGGGAATGAGGCGGGGCCTCTATCACATTGGTATTAAAGTTGGAGAGAGTCTGGATGACCTTCGGGCTGCCAAACGGGACCTGGAACGGGCCGGTATCACAATTGGAGGTATGAGTGACCATACGGTCAGTCAAAGTCTGTACCTTCATGATCCCGATGGGAACGAAGTGGAGCTTTATGTGGACAACCCGGATGTGGATTGGAAGCATGACCCGACATTGGTGCTGGCGCCGATCAAACCCCTGGAGTTGTAA